The DNA window TTGCAGAAATTTGCAATACCCTCCTAATAATTTCATATGGAAATATCCAAATAATGATATAGGTAATTAACGAACCATAATTGTCATTTACCTTTTAAAAATGTCTACCCATAAAATTGTTAACATGCAATTAAATAGAAGAATTAGCTAGAAATTAATGGTTTAACTAGTTTAAAAGGTGATTTAATGTTTAAAATTTGGAATCCCGAAATATTTCAGGGCCAAAATAAAAAAAAAGAATATTTTGAAGGTTGGTATTTCAAATCAGTTTCAAAGGATGAAGAAACCGCCTATGCTATAATTGTAGGAGTGTCCATAACCAAAATATCCGAGAATTCTCACGCTTTCATCATGCTGATGGATGCTCGTAACCAAGTGCTACATTACTTCAGTTATCCCATGTCGAGTTTCTGGGCAAATAAAGACAAATTTGAGATTAAAATTGCTAACAATTATTTCAGTCTGGACCACATGATCCTCAATATTGATGACGGAGGAAAAAGGGTTAAAGCAGATATGGAATTTGAAAACATCGTTCCATGGCCAGTAACCAGATTTTCACCGGGTGCAATGGGATTTTTTGCATTCATCCCATTTTTAGAATGTTACCATGGTGTTTTAAGTTTTAACCATACAATAAAAGGATACGTGACTATAAATAATGATAAAATTGATTTTACAGATGGTAAAGGATATATTGAAAAGGACTGGGGCTCTTCAATGCCATCATCATGGATATGGATGCAGACCAACCATTTTGATAAGGAAGGAATATCCCTATTTGTATCCATAGCAAAAATTCCCTGGTTAGGAAGCTACTTCACAGGCTACATTTTTGGTTTAGTCTATGATGGAAAGATCTACAAATTTACAACCTACAACAGGGCTAAAATAGAAAAACTCGATGTCACAGATGCAGATATCGAAATAAAAATTTCTGACAAAAATTATTGCCTACAAATAAATGCCCTCCGCGCTGAAGGAGTGGATCTTCCAGCTCCCAAGCTGGGAGAAATGACAAGTAAAGTAAACGAATCACTCCGATCCAAGATACATATAAAACTCTACAAAAAAGAAAAAAATACCAATAAACTACTGTATCAAGGAACTGGAAAAAATGCGGGTTTGGAATTTGTCGGAAATTTAGATGAACTACTGAAGGGTTTTTAATCAAATTTCATCTAAACCTTTTAATTGTAAATTTTAAACTTCAAATCTGAGTTTTAAATAATATCTTTAACCAACGGTTTAACTTCTTTTAAATGTTTGCTACCCCATAACGATAATATTGCCATTATTAAACTTAAACCCGAACCCAATAGGGCTATTAAATGTAATCCTTGGGTGAAATCGTAGGATTCCAGATTGTATAAAATTGGAGAGTTTAGAATGTTGTAATCAATGGTTGTGCTGATTAGTAAACTCCCAATTGACACAGCAAATATCATGCCCAGATTTCTCATTGTAACAAGAATACTTGAAGCCTGCCCCGATGTATCATTGGGTATTGATGCCATGATGGCCCGATTATTTGGAGCTTGGAAAATTGCAGTTCCAACACCCAGTACGATCATAAGAAATGTAACGATGTAAATTGAAGAAAAAATGGTTAATTTTGTCATTAAAAAGAATGCTAAGGCTGAAATTAAGGATCCGAAAAATGCTAGTGGTCTAGAACCTATACGATCGCTTGAAAATCCACTAAATGGTGCTATGATCATCATTAAAAGTGGACTTACAGTTAGTACAAGTCCTGTTAAAAATGGACCATAATGTAACACTTTTTGAATATAAAATGGCAGAGCAAATATTATCATATACAGACTCATATAATTGAAAAAAAGTGCTAAGTTAAAGGCGGAAAACTTGTGGTTACTAAAAAGAGATAGATCCAGAAGGGGACTTTCAGCTGTTTTTTCTCTCCAAATAAACAAACCTAAAAATACTGCTATCATCGATCCTAACAAAATTTTAGAGCTGCCACTAATGGTTGGATTGTTTAATTGGTTTAAAAATAGAATAGTGGAAAATAGGGTTATAAATTGCAATATTATTCCAAGTACATCCCATTTAACAGCTACACCTTCCTTTCTCTCCAGTACAAAAAGGCAAATGCAGAAACTAGTAATTCCTATGGGCAAGTTGGCTAGGAATATGGATTGCCATCCAAATAATCCAATTAAAATTCCCCCAATTGCAGGCCCTATTGCTAAACCCGTTGCTATCACCATTGCATATATTCCAAGAGATTTGCCCCATTCATATGATGGAAATGCATTTTTAACCATTCCCAAAGACACAGAAATCATCATAGCACCACCGATTCCCTGTAATGCTCTGAAAATATTTAAATATAGTAATGAAGGTGACAAGCTGCAAAGTAAGGATGTGAATATGAAAAATAGTAATCCTGATAAGTAAACCTTTTCATGTCCTATTTTATCACCTAAACTTCCAAAGAACAAAACGAGTCCCAATAGGCTGATAAGATAACTGGTAATCACCCATTCAACGTTTAAAACATTGCTGTTAAAACCAACTGCAATAAATGGCAAAGCTACATTAACAATACTTGTATTAATTGGCACCATGATGGTACCAAGAGCAAGGGCAACTAATATTTGCCATTTTTTCTCTTTTATCATCATGATATTCATGATCTCCGAAATAAGCACAATTATGGTTTATAATTATTATCCTAGAATACTGACGTAGAAAAATCTCAATTTTTTTTTATTTTTAAATATTATCAACACACTTAAATTTAAAGATTACCAAAACCATGCAATAAAAAAAAATTAAATCATGTTTAGCATCATGATATTAAAATATTTTTTTTCCGATTCACGAATTTTTATGAGGATATTCATCTTAGAGATATTAATTCGGATTTTTCAACATTAAAATTCCTCACAGCGAGTATCAACAATAAATATGTGGAATAAATAGCCATAATGCCGATTATTTGGAGAGGATTATAAGTTCCTGTGCTTGTTGTGATTAGTTCCCCTACAAAGTTGAATCCTTGTGTAAATAATGAAAAATCCCATAATGCATGAACGATCATAGGCACAATCAAAAAACCAGTTTTACGAAATATTGTGTAAAAAACACCACCTAATAATCCAGCCATAAACATTTGTTGGATGGTTAACCCCAAAGATTGGCCATTAATAAAGTTAATTCCATGTATAAATCCAAAAACAATCATAACAATGTAAAAAACTTTTACTTCTGAGTAACCTGAACCTCGAGCACCACAAACAAGCAAACCTCTTGTTAGCAGTTCTTCTGAATATCCAACTAAAATTGTTGCCATGAGTGTGACTAAGATGTAGGTGGGTCTCAATGAACTTATGTGGCCAACCAGGAAATTCATTGATATAGCAACAATGAACAACACCAAAAATATATGCATCCAACCATTATCCTTAATATGGTATTTATCCCTCCATAATTCGTTCCACCATCCAGACCATAATGCTATTGAAGTTAAAATAACAGAACCCATAGCTATGGGTATTAAAACTCCCATAAACATGTTGTTTGTTGATTTGGAAAATTCTGTGTATGGAACTCCCATAAACATTTCAATTACAACTAATATGGCTGCGTAAACAACTACAATTAATAAAGCATTTAACAAGGTTGGTTTTAACCTATATGTTCCTGCCGATACTTCAGTTTTCATAGATACTTCCAAATTATTATATTTACAAAATATGATATTGCTTTAAAAATCGTTTCTTATTGATTATTAATATATTTTGGATATATTGCAACTTAATAATGCTGAGGATAAATTCTAGAATCTTTTATTCACCTAGAAATGCAAGATTTCATTTGCAAGTATTTTCTTTGCTTAATAATTTTATATTTATTTAATATTTTTAAATGTATAATCTACTTTCCATAATATTTAACATAACACTGGATTTAAGATGGTATTATAGGAGGATATTCAGCTACTGAATCTCATAATATTCCATTTGTTTGAACAAAAGACAAAATTCTGTTTAAAAGCGAAAAATTTCTAAAAAATAATAATATAATAAATTTGTTACTCAGTGGTTACTTAAAAAAAAGATTTGAAAAATTCATAGTGGTCCAAATACTTTCATTCTCACATTTACCCTGTAGGGGTTGGTATAATCCATTGTTTTCCATTTTATTGAAGTTCCATTACTGATAATCCCATCACATTCAAACCATGCGCCAAATACATTGACCTCTAAAAGTGTTATTCCTTTTCCAGTGTCATATATTGGATTCCAATACCCTTGATCATCCCAAAAGATACTCCCTTTATTACAAACTATCCAGTTATCGAATGGCCTTTGAACAAAAAATTTTTCTCCTTTTACAACATCAATTGATCCCGGATAGACGTAACCATTATATTCATTACTGGGACTTGTTATCTGCCCTCCTGGAACTGCAGGAGCTTTGTATTTACTAGGTCCTTTTTCGGAAGTTTTTACCGCCCTATCATCGGTATTACCTTTATTCTGTATTGATTTAGTTGAATTAAGTTGTGTTGCTTTAGGATTACTAAATGTTTTATCATTGTACACTAAAGAATGTCCATTACAATTTCCATGACTGATTACATAGATAGTGTCAACATGAGTGGCTGCTGAGGGGCTAACACTCAAACTAAAAACAAATAAAATACCTAAAAATAATAAGCCAAGCTTAAAATTTCCAATTTTTTTATATTCTTTCAATAGCAATCCTCCCAATTAAATATGTAAATGTTTATATTTTTGAAATTATAGTATAAATATTAATATACTATAACTTTTAATTTATAAATGAAAACTTAATATATGTGTTAAATATTTAGGTTGTGGATAATGTACAACGAACAAAAAAAGAGCATTTGGATAATTATCCCAGTAATTTTGTGGACGTTAATATTAGTGTCAAATATTTCAACTGTTGCAGCAGTAAATACAGAAATGGATCCTATATCCCCTATTACTTGTAAACAAGGTGATGTAGTGGGAATCACAGCCCAACTATGGATTAAGGGGGAATTTTGGAATAATCCACTAATTGGGGAAGAAGTAACTTTCTGTATCTATGATGGAAACCTAAAAATTTTATTCTATGAAACTACTAAAACAAACTGGATCAATGGTAAAGCCGGGGTTGAAGTTAATACCAAAAATTTTGAACCCGAAAATTACATATTATCAGTGTACTACTTTGGAAATACTGGTTTATTAAACTTCGATCCTTGTGGAACAGACTCAAAATTTAGTGTGACTGCATAAAACCAAATTACTCCTAAATTGTAAGTATATTTCCTCAAACAATGTAATAAAAAAACGATTTATACATTTTATCTTCATTTAAACCCCTAAGCCCAAATATAATATTAGATAATTTAATAAAAAATAGGATTACATTAATAATAAATGTTACTGTATCGTACAATAATGTGACAAGAAATAAAAAATGTTTTAAGTTTTATAAGAATTCTAAAAAATAATTTAAAAAAATTGTTTGGATCCAGATAATTTAGGATCCAGTTCTGAATTTGAAGCTGTAGTTAGCTGTTAAGTTGTTGCCTGCTTTATCTTTGACTGCTGATTTAGGTATGGTCACTATGTACCATGTGTTAGCTGATTTGCTGCTGGTTTTAATTGTTAACGTGTTTCCATTGATGGATTTAGACAGTGATAAAGATTTTCCGCTAGAGTTTTTAATGGTTATCTTGCTGTAGTATGTGCTGTAATTAATATTTTCAGAGAATTTAATTACTATGTTTGAAGTCCTTTTTATACCTGTTTTAAGATTTGTGGGGGTGGTTAAAGATATTTTAGGGGCTGTTTTGTCTATTGTGTAATTGTATGTGTAAACAGGGGATTTATTTCCCGCTATATCAATTGCTATGAACTTCAAAACCTTAGATGAACTGATTGTGATTGGACCCACGTATTTTGTGCTTGATGTTGTAGGTGTGGCTCCAGTTAAGGTATAGTAAATAGTCCCAGCTTTGTTTTTTGAGAGGGTAATAACCTTATTAACATTGTATGTTCCGCTTTTAATGTTTGAAGCTGCTGTAGGGGCTGTAACATCTATTGTAACTGTTGTTCCACGATATTCTTTATCTAAATTTCCTACTATGGATGCTAATCCTCCAACTGTTCCTGCTGTTAACGTTGCTGTTGCAGTTCCATTTATTGTATATGCTGTAGAAGTTATGTTTCCAAGTGTGGTTCTAAATGTGACAGCTATTCCATCTGGAATGTACCCAGTCACTGCATTTCCATTGCAATCATGCATCATATCAAATTTGATTAATGCATGACCGTTTTTTGGAATTATCGATGTTGATGAATTTAGCGTTGCAGTTATCCAATTGTCAAATATTGTATCAACAGTGGAAAATGAAGGATCGTTACTTCCCCACCAGTTATATGATGCATCCAAGGTTGCTTTAGGAAGATAAGTTTTGTCGTTTGTGAATGTTGGTGCATAGTATTCGTTGTCAATAATGCTTGAGAAATGGACCCCCATCATACCGTAGTTGTATGCTGCACCCCCATTTCCCATTTTACTAAAATTACACCTGTAAAAATTAGCTGTTCCGTAATTAAGGATTGCTGAACCATTGTTATATTCAAAAATCGTGTTATTCACTGTTAAATTAGCGTTTGCCATGTTTGCAATTGCTCCTCCATTTGAATTACATAGGTTATTGGAGAATAAACAGTTGTTCACTGATAGGTTGCCATAATTTATTATGGCACCTCCATTTGTTGCAGCCGAGTTTCTTATGAAACTAACTTTTTCCAGAGTAAGATCGCCTGAATTTACTATTGCACCTCCTGCACTGCTTTCTGCGTTCTTAATTGTGATGTTGAATATTTTCAACGACAATCCTGCTTGAAGATTGTCAATGAAATGAGTGTTTATTATTGTGTCGGCTCTGCTCTGCCCAATTATGGTCATGTTCTTTGAAATGTAAAGATTACCATTACTGTCTCCAGTGTAAACTCCATTGGCAATACGAACTGTTCCACCATTATCAACTATCCCTGTTGCATTTGATATTGTGGCTTTGGGTCCGCTTTTTGTTGTAACATTGTAGTTTGCTGATAATCCATCCCAGTTATCGTTTCCACCATCACCATTGACGTACACTACAGGTGAACTTGAAACAGTAACAGCAGAAACAGCACCGGAAAATACTGCCATTAAACCAATTAAAATCGCTAAATAACAAAAACATGTCCTAAAATTAATTCCTTTAAAATTTTTAATTTCGTTTCCTATTCCACTCACCCCACATTATAAATTTAAATCACACATTTCTTCGTTATGTGATTAAGTAATTATTAATTTAGTGTAATAAAAATCAAATAGGAAACTATTTATAAAAAAGATGTTCATCTTATTGGGTTTTGATTCAATTTTTGTACAATAAAAAATTGCTGAAACGTATATAAAATGAATTATAGTGGAATCATGACATTTTAAAGGATG is part of the Methanobacterium lacus genome and encodes:
- a CDS encoding CPBP family intramembrane glutamic endopeptidase: MKTEVSAGTYRLKPTLLNALLIVVVYAAILVVIEMFMGVPYTEFSKSTNNMFMGVLIPIAMGSVILTSIALWSGWWNELWRDKYHIKDNGWMHIFLVLFIVAISMNFLVGHISSLRPTYILVTLMATILVGYSEELLTRGLLVCGARGSGYSEVKVFYIVMIVFGFIHGINFINGQSLGLTIQQMFMAGLLGGVFYTIFRKTGFLIVPMIVHALWDFSLFTQGFNFVGELITTSTGTYNPLQIIGIMAIYSTYLLLILAVRNFNVEKSELISLR
- a CDS encoding tocopherol cyclase family protein; amino-acid sequence: MFKIWNPEIFQGQNKKKEYFEGWYFKSVSKDEETAYAIIVGVSITKISENSHAFIMLMDARNQVLHYFSYPMSSFWANKDKFEIKIANNYFSLDHMILNIDDGGKRVKADMEFENIVPWPVTRFSPGAMGFFAFIPFLECYHGVLSFNHTIKGYVTINNDKIDFTDGKGYIEKDWGSSMPSSWIWMQTNHFDKEGISLFVSIAKIPWLGSYFTGYIFGLVYDGKIYKFTTYNRAKIEKLDVTDADIEIKISDKNYCLQINALRAEGVDLPAPKLGEMTSKVNESLRSKIHIKLYKKEKNTNKLLYQGTGKNAGLEFVGNLDELLKGF
- a CDS encoding MFS transporter yields the protein MMIKEKKWQILVALALGTIMVPINTSIVNVALPFIAVGFNSNVLNVEWVITSYLISLLGLVLFFGSLGDKIGHEKVYLSGLLFFIFTSLLCSLSPSLLYLNIFRALQGIGGAMMISVSLGMVKNAFPSYEWGKSLGIYAMVIATGLAIGPAIGGILIGLFGWQSIFLANLPIGITSFCICLFVLERKEGVAVKWDVLGIILQFITLFSTILFLNQLNNPTISGSSKILLGSMIAVFLGLFIWREKTAESPLLDLSLFSNHKFSAFNLALFFNYMSLYMIIFALPFYIQKVLHYGPFLTGLVLTVSPLLMMIIAPFSGFSSDRIGSRPLAFFGSLISALAFFLMTKLTIFSSIYIVTFLMIVLGVGTAIFQAPNNRAIMASIPNDTSGQASSILVTMRNLGMIFAVSIGSLLISTTIDYNILNSPILYNLESYDFTQGLHLIALLGSGLSLIMAILSLWGSKHLKEVKPLVKDII
- a CDS encoding Ig-like domain-containing protein, coding for MAVFSGAVSAVTVSSSPVVYVNGDGGNDNWDGLSANYNVTTKSGPKATISNATGIVDNGGTVRIANGVYTGDSNGNLYISKNMTIIGQSRADTIINTHFIDNLQAGLSLKIFNITIKNAESSAGGAIVNSGDLTLEKVSFIRNSAATNGGAIINYGNLSVNNCLFSNNLCNSNGGAIANMANANLTVNNTIFEYNNGSAILNYGTANFYRCNFSKMGNGGAAYNYGMMGVHFSSIIDNEYYAPTFTNDKTYLPKATLDASYNWWGSNDPSFSTVDTIFDNWITATLNSSTSIIPKNGHALIKFDMMHDCNGNAVTGYIPDGIAVTFRTTLGNITSTAYTINGTATATLTAGTVGGLASIVGNLDKEYRGTTVTIDVTAPTAASNIKSGTYNVNKVITLSKNKAGTIYYTLTGATPTTSSTKYVGPITISSSKVLKFIAIDIAGNKSPVYTYNYTIDKTAPKISLTTPTNLKTGIKRTSNIVIKFSENINYSTYYSKITIKNSSGKSLSLSKSINGNTLTIKTSSKSANTWYIVTIPKSAVKDKAGNNLTANYSFKFRTGS